The Eremothecium gossypii ATCC 10895 chromosome VII, complete sequence nucleotide sequence TTGTATGCTAAGCTTTTGTATATGCTCGAGCGCTCTATCAAATTCTATGTATTGGGATCCCAGTTTATGTAAGCTGTGAAAAATTTGCAAAAGCACTTTAAAAGAGAACCCCATCTATCTCATCGAACTTAAGTACCACTAGTACCAGCTTCGCAGTAATCAGACGCTCTAACTGCATACTGTTCAATTTGCTTGCAATGTCGGAGGAAGATCAAATTCAATCGCAAGGCAACGACCAAGGCCAGTCGCAAGCCAAGGATCAAGGTCAAAATCAAGGTCAGGGGCAGCAAAATTTCGGCCAATACTACAACCCAAGTAACTTCCAGAATTACCAGGGGTATGTGCCTCAGGGAGGTTACCAGGCGTATGGCCAACAGGCAGGTGGGTACCAAGGCTATGCGCAATACAACCAGCAAGCCGGCGGGTACCAGGGTTATCAGGGATACCAGCAGTACAACCCAGCACAAGCTGGCTACCAAGGTTACCAGCAATACAATGCGCAAGGTGGGTATCAGAGCTACAAGCAGTACAACTCACAGCCACAGGGGAACCGTAAGGGGAACCAGAGCTATGGTTACGGACAGGGCCAGTCAGCCACCGCTCCGGTGACGCTGAACAACTTTGAGAAGGGAACTGTGCCGAATGCGACTGCTCCAAAACCAAAGAAGACCCTCAAGTTGGCTTCCAGCTCCGGTATCAAGCTAGTTGGTGCTAAGAAACCTGTCGCGAAGAAAGAAGAGGCTAAGGCGGAGGAGCCAACAAAGGAGGAGCCTAAGAGCAGCGCAGAGGGCGCTCCTAAGAGTGAGGATGCTACCGCTTCCTCTGAAGATAAGGCAGTCCCAAGTATTGAGAAGCTAAGTATTTCGGAAGCCGATACCGCGAAGAAAGACACAGCGGACGCGGCCGGTGCCACCTCATCGGATGCTCTGATCAAGGAACAGGAAGACGAAGTTGATGAAGAAGTTGTGAAGGACATGTTTGGTGGAAAGGACCATGTTTCTATCATCTTTATGGGTCACGTCGATGCGGGGAAATCCACCATGGGCGGAAACTTGTTGTATCTAACCGGCTCGGTAGACAAAAGAACAGTTGAGAAGTATGAGAAGGAGGCGAAGGAAGCAGGGAGACAGGGTTGGTACTTGTCTTGGATTATGGATACAAATAAGGAGGAGAGAAACGATGGTAAGACCATTGAAGTGGGTAGATCCTACTTTGAAACTGAAAAGAGACGGTATACCATTTTGGATGCACCAGGCCACAAAATGTACGTCTCTGAAATGATTGGTGGTGCGTCTCAAGCCGATGTTGGTATATTGGTCATCTCAGCCAGAAAGGGTGAGTACGAGACTGGTTTTGAGAGAGGTGGACAAACGCGTGAGCATGCGCTATTAGCGAAGACCCAGGGTGTCAATAAAATGGTGGTCGTCGTGAACAAAATGGATGACCCCACGGTAAACTGGGACAAGGCACGTTATGACCAGTGTATTAAGAACGTCTCCAATTTCTTGCAAGCTATTGGCTACAACGTTAAGGAGGATGTTATGTATATGCCTGTTTCTGGGTTTACTGGTGCTGGTCTGAAGGACCGCGTTGACAAGAAGGACTGTCCTTGGTACGATGGTCCTTCCCTTTTGGAATACCTAGACAACATGCAGCATGTTGACCGCTTCATCAACGCGCCTTTCATGCTTCCAATTGCAAGCAAGATGAAGGATATGGGTACAGTGGTCGAAGGTAAAATCGAATCTGGTCATATTAAGAAGGGTAATCAAACACTACTGATGCCAAACAAAATTCCAGTGGAGATTCTAGCCATCCAAAATGAGACCGAACAGGAAGTTGATATGGCTGTGTGTGGTGAGCAGGTCAGATTGAGACTGAAGGGAGTTGAGGAGGAAGACATTTCTGCAGGTTTTGTTTTGACTTCGCCAAAGAACCCTGTCAAGAACGTCACGAAGTTTGTTGCCCAGATTGCCATTGTGGAATTGAAGTCCATTATGTCAGCAGGTTTCTCCTGTGTGATGCACGTGCATACCGCTATTGAGGAAGTCTCTATCACTAGACTACTTCATAAGCTGGAGAAGGGCACCAACAGAAAGTCCAAGAAGCCACCTGCCTTTGCTAAGAAGGGCATGAAGATAATAGCGGTCCTTGAGACAGAGGAGCCAGTATGTGTGGAAACCTACCAGGATTACCCACACTTGGGTAGATTCACATTGAGAGACCAGGGTATTACAATCGCCATCGGTAAGATTGTGAAGATCTTGGAATGAACCTTGCGTCCTCCATTAATCAAACTACATATCTGCCCCGTAAGTACTTTTATTTAGTCCGTCTATGCTAAATGCTATTGTGTTCATTGCTCACCATATTCGCCGGATACCTTGTCAAACACTTCCATGAGGTTCTCCACTCCTACAATGACATTTTCGTCGTAGCCTTCTCCCGGTGTAAACTTCGAATGAGCGAAGTCTATCAACGTCATAGAACTTAGGGGAATGTTACGTGATTTATCCCATTCTTCAGAACTGCAATCACTATCACCGTCGAGAAAGCATGGCTCATTTAGCACGCCGTCAACCGCATTCTCCATATCCCAGCGTTCTGGATCACCTTCATAAACAAATAGTAAACTACTCGAGATCATCCGTACTTCCTCATCTAGAAGTGTATTATAAAACATTCGCAGTCGAACTGCAAACCTATTAATTAGCTCTGCATGTCTATGCTTCGGAAGATTAGGGGCATTGAAGAATAGTCGAAACGCATCTGAAACATTATCAACCGTCCGAGAACGGCCGTACAGTTTATTAAGAAGCACATAATCATCGTCGTCCTCCTCATAATGAGACTTGTCCAGCTGGCCGATGAGACTGTTTCTCTCTATTTTCATCCCGCATACCCTAAAACCCAATGAGCCCGAAGTTGTCGAGGCACTGATGGTTGTTAGCCTGGCTTTTTTTTCCTCAGTAGCTTTATCATCGTATAGAACCTTGCCAAGTTTAATATCGAGTATGTTGGGACGCCTATAACCATATGTAAGGTTCTCCAAGACCAGGTACTTCTGTGTGTGGTCATTGGACAGATTCAAGTGCTGCAAGTAGTCTGTCGTAGGTTTCACCACATCTTCCCCCTTCAACCTCATTATGCTGTCATTGTTCTCCACATTAAGTATGCCTTCGCTCAAAGTCCCAACGAACACACACATCCAACACTCCAAGGGAAAGTCAACACCCTCCCTATCTTTCCTAGATATTATGCCCGTATAAAACTCCAACTCCTGATCGACCGCCGGTTTAAAGATTAGTCTTT carries:
- the SUP35 gene encoding translation termination factor GTPase eRF3 (Syntenic homolog of Saccharomyces cerevisiae YDR172W (SUP35)), which encodes MSEEDQIQSQGNDQGQSQAKDQGQNQGQGQQNFGQYYNPSNFQNYQGYVPQGGYQAYGQQAGGYQGYAQYNQQAGGYQGYQGYQQYNPAQAGYQGYQQYNAQGGYQSYKQYNSQPQGNRKGNQSYGYGQGQSATAPVTLNNFEKGTVPNATAPKPKKTLKLASSSGIKLVGAKKPVAKKEEAKAEEPTKEEPKSSAEGAPKSEDATASSEDKAVPSIEKLSISEADTAKKDTADAAGATSSDALIKEQEDEVDEEVVKDMFGGKDHVSIIFMGHVDAGKSTMGGNLLYLTGSVDKRTVEKYEKEAKEAGRQGWYLSWIMDTNKEERNDGKTIEVGRSYFETEKRRYTILDAPGHKMYVSEMIGGASQADVGILVISARKGEYETGFERGGQTREHALLAKTQGVNKMVVVVNKMDDPTVNWDKARYDQCIKNVSNFLQAIGYNVKEDVMYMPVSGFTGAGLKDRVDKKDCPWYDGPSLLEYLDNMQHVDRFINAPFMLPIASKMKDMGTVVEGKIESGHIKKGNQTLLMPNKIPVEILAIQNETEQEVDMAVCGEQVRLRLKGVEEEDISAGFVLTSPKNPVKNVTKFVAQIAIVELKSIMSAGFSCVMHVHTAIEEVSITRLLHKLEKGTNRKSKKPPAFAKKGMKIIAVLETEEPVCVETYQDYPHLGRFTLRDQGITIAIGKIVKILE
- the ARG82 gene encoding inositol polyphosphate multikinase (Syntenic homolog of Saccharomyces cerevisiae YDR173C (ARG82)), translated to MGHKKLRHQAAGHDGTLTDIDERLIFKPAVDQELEFYTGIISRKDREGVDFPLECWMCVFVGTLSEGILNVENNDSIMRLKGEDVVKPTTDYLQHLNLSNDHTQKYLVLENLTYGYRRPNILDIKLGKVLYDDKATEEKKARLTTISASTTSGSLGFRVCGMKIERNSLIGQLDKSHYEEDDDDYVLLNKLYGRSRTVDNVSDAFRLFFNAPNLPKHRHAELINRFAVRLRMFYNTLLDEEVRMISSSLLFVYEGDPERWDMENAVDGVLNEPCFLDGDSDCSSEEWDKSRNIPLSSMTLIDFAHSKFTPGEGYDENVIVGVENLMEVFDKVSGEYGEQ